GAGGTTATCTAGCAGGCCAGCCTTGCACGCTTGGCAGTTGTAGCATAAAGTTCCCGGCCTGTTGTCCCAAACGTTACAGTCCTCGTTTGTGTAAGGACCAGTGGTCTTTGTCCAATTAGTGGGGCCCACGTACGTGAAGTTACAATCATTGGACGGCTTACAGCAACCAGACTACACAAGTGAAGCAAAAAAAAAAAAGAGCTGGTGAAATCGAAACTAAGTTTCATGTTACATAACAAGATGCAGCCTACAAGAATCTACAGTGTAAAAGCAGCATTTAAAAAAAAGAAGGAATTGATCAAAAGACAACTTTTAGAAAGGCTTTGTGTGTTCTTAAAGCTAAAGTACTTTAAAGGAAAAAGCTAGATTCACTTTTTGAAACTCGGATCTCAAAATTGGAGATAAACAAGATTGAAATCGAATGTGACCTGAAGGGCATTGAGATTAGTCTTGTAGAACTCTTCAACGTTGACGCTAGCGTAGCGAGTGCTGAAAGTGGAGCACACGTTGGAGTAGATCAAGCAGCTCTTGATCCGATCCCAATTCTTAGCATTGCTCACTCGTTTCTGCAACCAGTTCGAGTAATCACCGACGCGGTACTCCTTATACCCTCTATCGGACAAAACCTCTCCGGCGCCGCGGTTGGTGACGGCGAAGGCGAAGATGGTGAAGCAGAACCCGAGGAGTATGAGGAGGAACATGGCGCAAAGGTAGAGCCAGAGGAGGCACGAGACGCGGCAGCAAGCGCCGACGAGACCGGCGATGGAGACGAACATGAGGAAGATTCCGATGACGACGATTGGTTTGTCGAGGAAACGCTCGCACTCGGTGGCTGCATTTTTGCCGAGCCAGATCCCGGCGGAGAGGATTGGGACTGAGAGGAGGAAGGTGAAGAAGTTTAGGATTCCGAGAAGGTTGTTGCTACACTGCACCATGTTTGTTTGTTTCTTTGTTTGGTCTTTTCGGCGGAGAGATTTTTATTTTTGTTTCCGGCGGAAACCGAAAGTGAATCTGTGAATCTTTAGGCAAATGAAGAGTTTTGTCAGTTACGAAATCTGTTGTAGTCAACGACAGCTGGATAAGTTTTGTCTTAATGATAAAACTTTTTGCAAATTACACCCTCAACTTGTTGAGAATGACGAAATTGGCTTAAGAATTGAAATTGCTGAATCCAGGTCCAAGTTAAAGCATTTATTAATCAAAAAGAATGTCTTTCCTGTTATAAATTAAGCATTGAAATGATCATCCACTTCTTTACCAACTCAAGCACTATGATCATCTACTCATCAAACACTATGATCTCCCACTCATTTACCAAATTAAGCACTATCTTTGTTATTTTATGTATTGTTGTTCACTATAAATACCATCACTCATCTCACTCTTTTGTACACCAAAAACAAGAACAAGAGTTTATAATCAAAGAACCATTACATCTTCTTCTTCTTCCTTATAATAAACTCTCTCCCTTATACTAGTGTTATTTGCTTCCTACGGGTATCAAATTCTACTCTTATTTAAATTTCTCGATACTATAAATTATAAGTTATTTCATAACACGTTATCAGCACGATCACTCTGCGATTCGGTAAAATTTATTTGTATCATTTATACCCTGTTATAATGGTCGGTATACCGCCTCTACTATTATTTATATCATGTTATAATGGCCGGAATACC
This sequence is a window from Brassica oleracea var. oleracea cultivar TO1000 chromosome C1, BOL, whole genome shotgun sequence. Protein-coding genes within it:
- the LOC106308523 gene encoding tetraspanin-7, giving the protein MVQCSNNLLGILNFFTFLLSVPILSAGIWLGKNAATECERFLDKPIVVIGIFLMFVSIAGLVGACCRVSCLLWLYLCAMFLLILLGFCFTIFAFAVTNRGAGEVLSDRGYKEYRVGDYSNWLQKRVSNAKNWDRIKSCLIYSNVCSTFSTRYASVNVEEFYKTNLNALQSGCCKPSNDCNFTYVGPTNWTKTTGPYTNEDCNVWDNRPGTLCYNCQACKAGLLDNLKNSWKKVAKVNIVFLIFLIIVYSVGCCAFRNNRKRSYY